Genomic window (Croceicoccus sp. Ery15):
AGCCTGCCCAACATCATGAAGGCGAAGAAGAAGCCGCTCGAGACCAAGACTCCGGCTGATTACGGCGTCGATATCGCGCCGCGCCTCAAGACGCTGAACGTGTCCGAACCGCCGGTGCGTCAGGCTGGCGTGAAGGTCGCCGATGTCGACGAGCTGGTCGCCAAACTCAAAGCAATGGGCGTCGCCTGAGCGGATGCGAAGGCGAAGCCACAAAGGAATCGTAAGATGAAGACGCTTGTTTATGTCGATCACGACAATAGCCATCTGGGCGATGCGACGCTGGCCACGGTGACCGCGGCCTCGAAGCTGGGCGAAGTGCACCTGCTGGTCGCGGGCGCTGCCTGCGGCGCTGTTGCCGAAGCCGCCGCCAAGATCGCAGGCGTGGGCAAGGTCCATGTCGCTGACGATGCTGCCTATGAACACCAGCTGGCCGAGAATGTCGCGCCGCTGATCCAAGGGCTGATGGAAACCCATGACGCGGTGCTGTTCCCCGCCACCACCACCGGCAAGAACATCGCGCCGCGCGTCGCGGCCCTGCTCGATGTGATGCAGATCAGCGATATCGTGTCGGTCGAGAGCGAGAAGAGCTTCACCCGCCCGATCTATGCGGGCAACGCCATTGCCACCGTCGAGAGCACTGACGCAAAGCTGGTCATCACCGTGCGCGGCACCGCCTTCGACAAGGCGGAACCCACCGGCGGCAACGCCGCGATCGAAGCCGTCGCCTCCACCGGCGATGCGGGCAAGTCCAGCTTCGTTTCTGCCGAACTGGCCAAGTCCGAGCGTCCCGAACTGACCAGCGCGAAGATCATCGTCTCGGGCGGCCGCGCATTGAAGGATGCGGAGACCTTCGAGAGCGTCATCATGCCGCTCGCCGACAAGCTCGGCGCAGGCGTGGGCGCGAGCCGGGCCGCAGTCGACGCGGGCTATGTCCCCAACGACTACCAGGTCGGGCAGACCGGCAAGATCGTCGCGCCCGAAGTCTATATCGCCATCGGCATATCGGGCGCGATCCAGCACCTTGCGGGCATGAAGGACTCCAAGACCATCATCGCCATCAACAAGGACGAGGACGCCCCCATATTCCAGGTCGCAGACATCGGGCTGGTTGCTGATTTGTATAAAGCGGTGCCGGAGCTGATCGGGAAAGTTTGAATCGCGTTCAAAGACTTGTCGGAGTTAAGTGTGAAGCAAGCAGACGTCATCATCGTGGGCGCAGGTCATGGCGGAGCCGCCGCCGCTCTCGCTCTTAGGCAGGCCGGTTTTGAGGGTTCGATCGCCATGATCGGGCGCGAGAAAGAGCCGCCCTATGAGCGTCCGCCCCTGTCCAAGGAGTATCTGGCCCGCGACAAGGAATTCGAGCGGCTTTACATCCGCCCGCCGCAGTTCTGGGGCGAAAAGGACATCGACCTCCAGCTCGGCACCAGCGTGACCGAGATCGATGCGCGGGCCAAGACGGTAAAGCTCAGCAATGGCGAGGAAATGGCATATGGCCACCTGATTTGGGCAGCAGGCGGCGATGCGCGGCGGCTGTCCTGTTCGGGTGCCGAACTCGCTGGCGTCCACTCGGTGCGAACCCGCGCAGATGTGGACCGGATGATGGCGGAGATCGACGCGGGCGCGAAACGCTGCGTGGTGATCGGCGGCGGCTATATTGGGCTGGAAGCGGCAGCCGTGCTACGCAAGCTGGACATCGAGGTTGTGCTGGTCGAAATGCTCGACCGCGTGCTGGCGCGCGTTGCGGGTGAGACCTTGTCGCGCTTTTACGAGAAGGAACACCGCGACCACGGCGTGAACATCATGCTGGAAACCGGCGTCG
Coding sequences:
- a CDS encoding electron transfer flavoprotein subunit alpha/FixB family protein → MKTLVYVDHDNSHLGDATLATVTAASKLGEVHLLVAGAACGAVAEAAAKIAGVGKVHVADDAAYEHQLAENVAPLIQGLMETHDAVLFPATTTGKNIAPRVAALLDVMQISDIVSVESEKSFTRPIYAGNAIATVESTDAKLVITVRGTAFDKAEPTGGNAAIEAVASTGDAGKSSFVSAELAKSERPELTSAKIIVSGGRALKDAETFESVIMPLADKLGAGVGASRAAVDAGYVPNDYQVGQTGKIVAPEVYIAIGISGAIQHLAGMKDSKTIIAINKDEDAPIFQVADIGLVADLYKAVPELIGKV
- a CDS encoding NAD(P)/FAD-dependent oxidoreductase, yielding MKQADVIIVGAGHGGAAAALALRQAGFEGSIAMIGREKEPPYERPPLSKEYLARDKEFERLYIRPPQFWGEKDIDLQLGTSVTEIDARAKTVKLSNGEEMAYGHLIWAAGGDARRLSCSGAELAGVHSVRTRADVDRMMAEIDAGAKRCVVIGGGYIGLEAAAVLRKLDIEVVLVEMLDRVLARVAGETLSRFYEKEHRDHGVNIMLETGVDCILGDGEKVTGVRLSDGSEIEADMVIVGIGIVPCIGPLIVAGATGANGVDVDEYCRTSLDDVYAIGDCAAHANDYADGAVIRLESVQNANDMAKTAAMAICGDKQRYKATPWFWSNQYDLKLQTVGLSTGFDQIVVRGEPESRSFSIVYLRDGKIVALDCVNKVKDYVQGKKLVERHAVIDPTLLGDNDVALKEMGEG